The sequence below is a genomic window from Streptomyces sp. NBC_00289.
CCGCCGGTTCGCGCAGCAGGATGATCTGCTGGGTGACCGACTCGGTGGCCGTGCGGGGGAGTACGAGAGAGACGGCGATCTTGTGGCGCCAGCCGCCGGCGATCGCCAGGCCGGGGAAGAGCCAGTAGATGGCTCCGACGCAGTCGCCGGGATCGCGCTGGTCCGGGGGCAGCTCGACCGCCTGCGCGATGGGGCGCAGAGCCGGGGAGATGCGCTGGTGAGCGCCCCAGGTGTCGTGCGCCATCATGTTGGAGAGGTTCGTCTCGAACACCGTCTTCGGGTGCAGCGAGGCGAAGTGGTACGTCTCCAGATACCCGTCGAGGGTGACCTTCCAGTTGGGGCTGGTCAGCTCCTTGGTCGAGTAGTGGTGGCAGTCCGCGAGGCGGAGCCCCTCGAGGAGCGGCTGCAGCTCACCGAGCCACTCGTCGAGGTCGGGTTCGGCGGCGGGGTCCAGCGAGACGAAGACGATGCCGGCGCGTTCCCCCACCGGGAGCCGCAGCAGGCTGCGCCCCGCGCGGGACACGTCGCCGAAGGTCTTCTCGGCGTACACCCCCCGCAGCTCCCCGGCCAGGTCGTACGACCAGGAGTGGTACGGGCAGGTGAGCCGCTTGGACACACCGCAGCCGGCTTCGACGATCTTCGCCCCGCGGTGCCGGCAGGCGTTGATCATCGCGTGTACGGCGCCCTGCCGGTCCCGGGTGATCAGCACCGGGACACCGAGCACGTCGAGTGCCTTGTAGGTGTTCGGCCCGGGCAGCTCGGCGGACATGGCGAGCGGAAGGGGAACGGTGCGGTGCACGGCGTCCGTCTCCCGCTGCCAGCGGTCGGCGTCGAGATAGTTGGCGACGGGTTCCGTCCACTGGCCGTCCGCCTCGTGCGTGGTGTTGGCGCGGTAGTGCTCCGCCACCCGCTCGACGAGCTCGGCGGCTTCCCGGCGCATCGCCACGGACGCGGGGTCGGTGGACCGGTCCTGGCTGATCCACGAGGAGTACTCCGGTGCCGACGGAGGCTGACGCCCGGCGTCGGTCTCCCGAACCTCCGGTGAACTGGTCTGGACCACGATGTCCTCACATCCTCCGAGCCGCGAGCTTGTGTACGGCTTCCGGTACGGCGGCTGGGCTGTGA
It includes:
- a CDS encoding aromatic ring-hydroxylating dioxygenase subunit alpha encodes the protein MVQTSSPEVRETDAGRQPPSAPEYSSWISQDRSTDPASVAMRREAAELVERVAEHYRANTTHEADGQWTEPVANYLDADRWQRETDAVHRTVPLPLAMSAELPGPNTYKALDVLGVPVLITRDRQGAVHAMINACRHRGAKIVEAGCGVSKRLTCPYHSWSYDLAGELRGVYAEKTFGDVSRAGRSLLRLPVGERAGIVFVSLDPAAEPDLDEWLGELQPLLEGLRLADCHHYSTKELTSPNWKVTLDGYLETYHFASLHPKTVFETNLSNMMAHDTWGAHQRISPALRPIAQAVELPPDQRDPGDCVGAIYWLFPGLAIAGGWRHKIAVSLVLPRTATESVTQQIILLREPAVTDEERDAADRFGEWFHEVVRDEDYATTYGVQQGLQALNGTDLVFGRNEPGLQHFHRTVHEHLAGADGAARAAR